The nucleotide sequence atgaatttggaCAATTCTATAAAGGACTGTTTGAAAAGTCATCTAGTAATTGAATTTAATGTAATTGAATGTAATTGCACTATTTGACATATTTGATTGACTATGTAATTACTTAATCGGTAATTTGGTGTAATTGACATAGAGTAATTATACTCTTCAATTCACTGAAGTTGTGAATTGCTGGTAATTACATGGTGTAATTACAAGCtgattatgtttttttaatttcttccttttatttctatttttagttttttgtttgaatttattgtaagtttctattattttaaattctttttatttttattattttaatatttttataaaaaaaattaattttatattatttatatttcatttcctTCTGATTTTCCAAACTTTACTTCCTGTGcttctaatattatttatattttataatctatgtttttatttttcttatgttaatttttttcatttagcaTATTTAGTTCCTActctaatttttaaattgagtaaaattcattgttgaataaggttatagacttaatttttttttcttttattttgaaccATATTTAAGCATGTTATGTTGAAATTTAATTTGACATAAgagaattatttatttattttttaattttaaacttttGTTATAGTTTCAGttccaatttatttattttactagtATTGACTTGATATTTCACATTGTAAACCATTCATTTTTTAGTTAGAATTgatagattatttttttgttaaatattttaataattttatgatgttatatttttaatattaatctTTTTGTGAAATATGCATTTCATGATGTTCTTAAAAATCATGTgctttaatttttatgattaatttaattaaaatatactgctctgaaaaatataaatcaattattttttctataagaACATATGTTTATacattaatatattttgaaagactctctctatatacatatatatatatatatcatttgtaAAGTCTCTTATATGTCTAgtataaatttttagtttatgataattaatttttattttataaatataatataaccATGTAATTATATTTGTACAATCAAGCAGTACACTTCTAATTAAATTATAGTTATATTATGACAAACAACAGGTCATcgtaattattttattatattattattaagcTGGTAATTACTATCAAATAATTACACCAATTTTAATTACAGGCGGCTTTTCAAAGACTAATTATTGGAAGTCTTCTGTCTTTTCAACCAAACTTTGAACTATGACATAATATCATACTGcataagttaatttttttttatttttttttttgcctcaTTTGATAATAGTTTATCGGGAATAAGTGATAACTTTATGGGTTATGAAACTTAGAAAATAAGTTTTATCTCGTAAGACAACACATGTGACTTGCAAATTTTTTTGCCTTgcaatttatatttatttttttcaatttcagagGTATTATGGACCACTTTTGTTACTAGAAGTATAGAATAACAGGATAAGTTTCTTTTTTAGCCAATTCGAATTTAGTAAACGAAGAATTGCTCGACAAATTGAATCTAACCAAAAgttcaactgaaataaataaaattgttgatGCAAATGACTGGCAAATTTCCAAGAGTTTCCAATGCGAAATCTGATTTGTATCCTTTGTTTCGTGAGAAATACACTCCAACGGCTTCTTTAGTATAAATGATTTGGAAATACTTCCAGTTCTGGAAATAAGATGCAGGGCCTAAAGGGAAAATGTTTATTCCTGAACTGCCTGTGTGAGCTCATTTATATTGCCGTCCCAAGCCTGAACAAGGGAAGAAGGTTGCCAAGGGTTAATTCGAAATAGCCTCTCTATCcataaaagtaaaaatcttgtcaaattttacttataaaattacaaaattacatTAGGTATGTTGTTAGAAATCACGCATTATTTTCCCCTCATATTTAGCACCCTCAACGGTCATCTACTTGGCTCTGACATTTAGCATAATTGAAATATGAAGtaacaaaatatccaaaaaattTCCCCAAGCTATCAGAATCATTTACATGTAACCGGCtcttaaaattaaagtaaatttcAGAGTGGTCATCTAgctttatgtttattattatttaaaaattattatttttattttgttatacaaaagtaatttaattttgcttatttttcacaaaagtcattttaataaaatttgtttcaaaatctTATATAAAATGTGAGATGAAATTAAAAAAGATACCCTATATTTGAGGATAGGTTCAAACGGACCCCCCAAATATACTTTTGAGAAGTTTTTGTGTTTTAAGCTTGCTATATGTGAGTACATTTGACCTCTATGAAATACTTAACAAACTCTAATTATTAAATTTTGCAAAactctaaaaatgaaaaaattaatattgagTCACATTTAGAGGTTTAttatttgcaattttttttttttgaatttattgcAGGATTTGGTGTAACTTGttagattaatttatttatttgtagaaTAATTTCATAGATTCCTTCACAAGTTTAGCTTTAAAACGTTGATCTCTCATGTTACATATGATATCACATTTACTTtgattgttttgatttctttgtaACAATTCTTTTAATGTATTTATTACTATAACAAAGTTGTATACTTGAAAttaactaatttatgaaataattaaaataccaTGGTgtgaaatacttttataaatttttaaaattttcattatgccGCAACTATCAATTTTCAACAAATCTTTCAACTTCGCCCCCTGCACTTCCAAACTATATATCAtccaaaaaattttagtttttaaattacataataagcaagattattttattttttatttcttttactaaCTTTATTTACTAAAAAATATTGTAGTTTACTTTGCATTATCaatgtattgaaaataatattcatagaaactattataaataatttgaaaataaaatctatCTATTTATTAGTGTAATgataatatgaacaaaataatatgtagcaaaagtaaaaaaaaaagatatctataaattaatcaaacaaaatagTATATTATTAAAAGGATATGTAAATGAAAATGTAATCATTGCACAtttatgataaataaattttaagatttttttgtttctgattttacttttgttcaatatcgttaatttaattaatagagtttgtcaaacatatgaaaataaaaaagcttatttttattatcaatataatGGATCAAAACTACTTAAACGTATATTTGAGGGGTCATTTTAAACCTACCCTCAAACATAAGAGAGCATTTTTTATTTCATCCTAAATTTTAGATCGTGTTTTAAccaaattttgtcaaaataactTTTGTAAAAGATGGGGCAAAGTTAGATGATTTTTGtgtaacaaaacaaagaaaaagatttttAGATAAAGAATACAAAGTTTGATGACCACCATGAAATTACTCTTAAAACTAAAAGTTGTCGATAAACAATTGAAATGTCCAAATATACCCCTACAATGGTTGACCAATTTTTTCATGAGGGAAAACTGCAAGTAGGAGGGGTTTATTTGAGACGAAAGATGAAGGTGAAGGCTTCTAGTGCCATAGGTAAACGGAgtgcatatatataaaataaatcgGACACATAGACAGTGGCGGATTCAGGAATTTTTTTCAGGagatttgaaaaatgaaaatataaatgcGTGAATaagcaaacaaaataaaatttaaaggaaTGTAATAGTAATACTagtatatagtttttttttttatttataaagttgTACAGCCACCggacatatttttattaagaaaaaaccAACCTACCCACCCCTAGCGGGGATCGCACCCGCGAAGTGGGTGAAGTAAGCAACCCTAGAAGGGCAGATAATACCACTGAGCTATTTACAACCTTGTTTCAAttggttcaaaattaatatatatacataaatataaattttttacctTAACCTTGTTTCAAttggttcaaaattaatatatatacataaatataaattttttaccttgtatatacaatgtaattttttgCCGAGGgaattcggatgaaccccctgacAAACACGCAGGTCCGCCCCCGAACATAGGGGTTAAAACAGCTTAAGCCCCCTCAACAACAGCAAAAACAACGTatcagtgtaatcccacaaaatGGGGTATGTGCCTCTATggagggtagagtatacacaTGCCTTACCATTATATTAGAGGTAAAGAGGTAGATCATACACAGAAAAAGTGCAAGTGAAGTGAAAATGGTAACATAGTGCCGCACTGATGTTACTACTATAGATTCAGAAATTAATCCATGACAACTGTAGCAACATAATCTCTTCAACtatctaattaaaaaaaatggaaatgTAAGACTAAGCACCGGCGCCAcctgaagataaaaaaaaatactacaaaatatcaaaaaagtaTTCCAAACCTTGACCAATTTCCCAAACTGATATGCCTGCACCCCATGAAAGAGCTTCCTGGAGTCGCATTGCAAGTGACATAAGTGATGGGTAGAATACAGCATGCTGGACATGTTGATTGTCAGAGTACAAGAAGAAATGTTCCGCGCTTTCCTCCTCCCACTGAATTACAGGCTTGTGCTGCTCTAGCAAATAGAGATACTTGTGTGCTGTGATAGGCCCCCCGCCTAAACCTGTGCATGTAATGATCCTTTACAAATGATTGACAGATTTGAGCAAGTAAAGATTTATTATGCtctttaaagaaaattatttagtgTCAATCTAATGGCAACCCATCTCATATAAGATGAAAAAGAGCGCTCAAATGTAGTGAAGTTCGAAAAGTCTTAGCACACTCCAGCACCATATGAGTACATCCGTCAAAGAATGAAAAGCTGAAATTCCAAAGCAAATGGTTTGATCATCCAGTCACACACTCACACCCAATATTTACCAACTCCCGTAACAAAACTTTGAAGATGCAAATCCCTTGAGGCTGGATATTTGATTCTTCCACCCTCCAGTGGACAAGAATGTTGTACAGTAATACCCAGTATAAACAGCTATGTCTGACAAAAATGGTAGTCTAGACACCAAAGGTGTGGAAGATTAGTTATCCCCCTATTGcctaatcattttttatttttttcagaacTCAAATACTAGAGATGTTTTAATCACTAACACCTGAATCGATTTAAAGGCAGTTCCACTGCActaaaatcattcaaatctacCCTTAAAGCTGATGTTACTCTCGTAGGTCAAGACAATGTGAAAGTACATCCTCACATCCAGCCATTCATTCACCCCCATGGCCAACagaaatttttgtttgaaatcGCTTCCAGGAAAAACATATATCACAAGATTTCAAGAGAGATGAGTAATTAAATGGAGTCATCCACTACAAAAACTTTAGCAGTCCCTTATATCTATACTACCAGAATTTTCTATGATCTTCACAACCTTACAGTTAGAAAACGTTAGAACTCCACTTAACTAATATCTTTAGAAGAACATCTTCATTTTCTTCCTAGAGAACAAAGGTAAAATAAGCCAAAACTTTTTTACTCAGGGTTGGGGGGGCGAGGGGATAGTGCTACATATAGCagagtaaaacataatcataccTCCTGACAGGACAAAATCGTTGCCGTAGAAGTTGATCCCGACAAAGATTTTTTCAGCCAATCTCCTACCTTTGCTGCCAGCACCCACAAGAAGACGCAAGGTAGAACGTACCCACTTCAGAGGTGCATTGGGACCCGGATTATAAGGACTTGAATGGTCGTAAGTCATGAGAGAGAAACCATCTACAGCATCATAAAGGGCTTGTAAATCTTCTGGTCCAAAGTCATGCTCCTGTAGCTTATCTGTACGTGGTGGGCCTATCACATAAACTAACTGCAGATTTGTCTTGCCATTCCTTTTTAAGTGCACAGAATGCATAGCTTCTCCGAGTTGCTTTACAAATTGCAATGCCTACACTTGCAAAGCATCAAAAAGTTGGGAGGACCCATCAGCAATCTTGTGAATTACTTTTCCATATACCCAAATTACACAACCACTGCAGATTTCcttaagtttaaaataaaaatttctacACTACAAAGGTTCTAATACTCTTAGGCATACATGGCTTTCATGTTTCCAGCTCTTGTACAAAGTGGAAAACGGGAAGTACGAGATAGGATCATATAAAAATTACGGATCGTTTACTTTTCAGAAGGTAGAACAACACATCATCTTACAAGAACAGAAAAGAACTTAATAGTTCAGGATCTACACAAAAGGTAAGAGTATtactaaaaggaaaataattttaaaaaatagagaagGTCAGCACTTAACCAGATTTCTCATATCTGAATTATGCAAGATGCCATAAGCTACCCATCTTGACCAAGACTCAAGTACAATACCATCATACTCCATTTCCCTACATAAGATAAGAGGATCTCAGAATATGCGGATGAAGAAAATGTACTTGACATAAAAGACATGCTAATAGACTTACTTGCATTCTGTTATGATAAGGTTGATTGCTTTCTCCCTAAGCCTCTTCTTCTCAAGCAAGTCCAGCGGATTCGCCTCCAGGACAACTCTAGGCAAAATCTATAGATTGAGGGCAGAAATAAAAACATTAAACTAGCTGATAACCCGACACTAGCTGACATGTTGAAACTGAACAATTAAATGTGGTAAAGATTAGAGGATTAGCTAATTCTCAGCTGTTAGCACCAGCCCTATAGGCCTTTTCTAGTCAACGGACCAGTTAGGAAACTGAAACAGTTTCAAGAAAAAACTTTCTTGATAATAAGTGATCGAACAAGTATAACCAAACAGAACTCCAGTTGCTTTTGTGCACTCCATCCCTTCCCCATGCACACCAACCCCCAACCTCCTCTGCTTACTAGAATTCAGATACAGTGGTCAAGGAACGAATTCAAAGCAAATAATGCAACATGTCAACCCAAATTTGACTCCTGATGAAATGtttccaccttttggtcttttctcTATGCTTCAATTGTATAAGGGCCATAATTACACTACGTATCTGTGATAATCTACATTTAATGTGGTTGGCTACCTTACCAGAGCATTTCCTTTCATTCGAATGTCTGAAATCCATCCTCTATCAGCATTATGTCTTCCATGCAGAACTAGTTTACTTCCCTCACTGGCATCAGCAAGTACAAAAGATAAAGATATTAAACAGCTTTTTTGATCATAAAGGATTGAAAAGTATTCCTGATGTTGAAGTCCTGCTAAAGCAGTACTCATTCCTATAATAAATTAAACTTTGATTCATTGTTTTCATTTATTTGATAGAAGCAGGACCTGGTGGAGATagagaaaaacaacaaaataaaactaaggataATAGTCTAGTCTCGGTTCTCAAGGGAAGGATTAGGTTTTTGATATTATCATCTCATGGGAAATGTCACCGAGCCAGTTGAATAGCAAGATATCACTTAGTTTCAGCTAACTGCAAATGCTACAACGCATCTCCAAGGTACACTTACTATATACAGTTAAGGTGATCATGAGTTCACTTACTTCTTCAGATCATACCAAACAGGTGACAGATGTGTGATTTTAGAACTGAACTTCTTTGCCAGGTCATAGCCTTTTGAATTCCTGCACCATTGATCATACCATCATGAACTGTAGAATCCAAAACTATATCTATCAGTATCAAAACAATATCTTTTTAGCAGTTAGCAAGGTTGGAGAAGAGGTATTGGCACTTCTAAGAATTTTCTATTCAATATAATTTAATGCAAAAATGAACAGAAACAAGCTAGGAAAAGTTCTCCATACCCAAACTTCTAAGTTCTAAATTTCATCACATTTATCCCATCACTTGAATCCTCCAAACATTGACAAACATTCCCCTCAGAAAATAGtccctttatttaaaaaaaaagaaaagaaaagaaaaactacaCAATAGTTGGGACCGACTAATGAAGTCTTTATACTCATTCCTCCTATGAggatttattatatttgttataaACTTATTGAAAGGTATGGGACTTGATTCCCACTTCGATTAAATGGGGAGTTCATGTGGGGCGTATATAGCCATGGGCTCTAGCTTTGGGGTTGTGGTTCTCCTTGGATTGTGTTGATGGTATCAAAGCGACCCACCACCCTCCATCCCGAAAGTGCCATGGATGGTGACACCAATATTGCAGCTTTCATCCATGACTAACACCTACCTAATTGTGGTAGAGTAAAAGCTACCTAGGGTGGAGCCACTGAGGACGACGAATACAGAGCGTGGTGGTTTGTTGTGATCCTGTTGCAAGGTATAGGACTTAAGTCCTACATCGACTACATGGGGAGTTGATGTGGAGCTTATATAGGTTGATTTCTCCCACCTCAATAGCTAGCTTTCGGGTGTGGTT is from Capsicum annuum cultivar UCD-10X-F1 chromosome 5, UCD10Xv1.1, whole genome shotgun sequence and encodes:
- the LOC107877798 gene encoding chitinase domain-containing protein 1, coding for MAKKRSKQVVSASSSQRSQPLKPSSRSSVKSHTNRQRGVTTTFCILFFIVSLLIYRQKYSNTASTTVVDDADKPYVYQRALVKTDSTYSDILNENTNVSENISRRHFENPILAYITPWNSKGYDLAKKFSSKITHLSPVWYDLKNEGSKLVLHGRHNADRGWISDIRMKGNALILPRVVLEANPLDLLEKKRLREKAINLIITECKEMEYDGIVLESWSRWVAYGILHNSDMRNLALQFVKQLGEAMHSVHLKRNGKTNLQLVYVIGPPRTDKLQEHDFGPEDLQALYDAVDGFSLMTYDHSSPYNPGPNAPLKWVRSTLRLLVGAGSKGRRLAEKIFVGINFYGNDFVLSGGLGGGPITAHKYLYLLEQHKPVIQWEEESAEHFFLYSDNQHVQHAVFYPSLMSLAMRLQEALSWGAGISVWEIGQGLEYFFDIL